The DNA segment atcatggctgatctatttttccctctcgacccTATGCTCCTGCCGTCTCCCTATAACCATtggcacccttattaatcaagaacctatcaatctcaattttaaaaatacccaatgacttggtctccacagctgtatgtggcaataaattctgcagattcaccaccctctggctaaagaaattccacttcatctcaattctaaagatacatccttttattctgaggccgcgccctctggttttaggctctcccactacaggaaacatccactccatctaagcctttcattatgCGCTGGGTCTCAAATGagattccccctccctcatccttctaatctgtagcgagtacaggcccagtgccatcaaacattaATCCAATCCGTTAATCCAGTACATTAATCCAATTATCCCCAATCGGCCACAGTTCCTGAGGGTTGTGCCGTGCTTGAGAGTTTGTTGATGTAACCTTCTCCCCTTAGATCAGTTTCATCAAAGCGAGGCAGGATAGGGTTATGGTGTAAGTGGCAATGTGGGTGGGTGCAAAATGTGAATGAATAAACTAGTGGAAGAGGACTGAAcctgcacaaaacaaaaatcacacaATTCACATTTTCCATTTGAGAAAAGAAAATGAGCATTTATTGGATATTGGCAATTAAAAAAATTTGACACAGTACTCAGCCTACATAGAAAATACATTCAACAGAGCTGGATTCCTCAATATGTACAGTAACTGGTATGTACCTGAGCAGGCTAGCGTTACATTCAATAGAAGCCAAAGCACTTATATTAATATTTTGCATTGTTCGAAAGTCAGAGTCAGTCTCGGAGCAGATCCTGGCTTGTGTCTTGGAGAATCAGTCAGGCCCTTGGATCTGCTACAACAGTGCACATAAATAGCAGCCCCAATGCTGCTCTTGCCCTCATCCCTCCTGCATCCCCACATCCTGTTATTCACCAGTAGCACCAGTGCGGTGATGACGGGAACATTTCACCCTTGATATCAGCCATGGCCTTGAAAGCActacggggtgaccgctgtgcTAACATCACCATTGATGCGACTTGAACAACAATGGAATTGGAGAGCGGAGTTTGCGGAGTGCACCAATCTACATGTGCAACTGTGACTATGACTTATCGAAACTATTTCTGCTTGAAATCACTGACATGATGGGAAATTAACATAAAATAAACACGATTGGCAAGGGTAAAAACAACAACAGAACAATCGCTCATTCCACAGAGGAGATGCAGTCATGCCTGTTCTTTCTGTGTTGCTGATTCATTAGTTTCCAGTTCCACAAGGCAAATCACCCAGGGTTTGAAGAACGGGAAGCAAAAGCAGTAGACTCAGCATCAAAGGGATGTTCAGCAGAAGCCCAGAGGCGCCGCACTTTGGAACTTTTTCTGCAGACATTGAATGAAACAAAGAGACAATTAGAATGTTTGTGTGTCCGCAATGGCACGAGACAGTCACCATTTCCCCATCCCATCAAAGAACGATGATGAAAATTTCTAAGTTTCATCTTGTGATAGAAATGTATCCAAACATCTTCAGtggagatacacacaaaatgccgcagtaactcagcgggtctggcggcatatctggagaaaaggaatatgtgacatttctggttggaatccttcttcagatccaaagcatcacttattcctttgctccagagaagcCCCCTGTTCCACTGGAATACTCCAGAGGTTTGTGTCTatcacatctgcagttctttcctacacatcttctcCAGTGAACAGACTTTTCCATTGCTCACCTTCTCAGTGTGTGTTTTTGGTGTCAGCTCTTTTTTCAGGGTGTAAAATGAGTGGCAGcgaccattcaatagacaataggtgcaggaggaggccattcggccctttgagccagcaccgtcattcaatgtgatcatggctgatcattctcaatccgtaccccgttcctgccttctccccataccccctgactccgctatccttaagagctctatctagcactctcttgaatgcaattagagaattgccccccactgccttctgaggcagagaattcagcaTTGAAGTCACCAGGAATAAAAATGGGGAACTGTGCAAAACCATTTATTGATTCTCAGTTGTTTGTTGTACACAATTGGACAGCATTAAGCAAGGTCAGTTTGTTTTCCCTCCCACGGCCCAGTCTTTTAATTCTGTAACTAGTTCATAATTTTCATCTGTGAACATTACCCATTAACTTCCATTGGCATTGTGTCTGCAGATCATCTCAGCAGCATGATCATTCAACATCGAGCACCTACTGACCTGTCCAGACAGACCAGGTCACTGGTATGTGTTCAGGAACATCTTGTAGAATAAAGAGATTAAGTGGCAGATCTTCAGTTAAAGAACGTCCAATGCCACATTTGAAATAGATGGAGAAGATGATTTGTAGGGTTGAGAATACAACCGGGAGTGGGAGGGAACCCGTGTCCTTTGTTGAAGAATAAACTGAGGTCCCTGCTCCCGATGGTCATCGAGTCTCACGATTCATCTATACAAAGCCAGTTTCTGCACTTACTCAACTTCAGGGTCACCGCGAACTGAGAGACAGGCCTGGTTCGCTGCTGCAAGCCGATAAGGCTGTACTAAGAACTTTTGAAACGTTGTcagcgccagaaacatggcgactctttgcgtactgcctgggtgaagtctgccgtatgattttaccggattgttTGCAAAAAcatagcatttcactgtaccgagcgaagtacatgtcacaataaagtagaattgaatcattgaatccatCATACACTTCCTATGCCACGCACGAGACAGCAATCAGGATTGGGATCGCCGGATAATCAGTTCATGCAGCACATTCTGGGCTGGGGTTGGTGTTCGGCGTGAGTAAAGAGAGGCTGTTCATTAGACATGCAAAAGGAAATGTTGGGAACCCATTGAAATATCCCAGGCCAGGCACAACATGTTATGAACAGAACTGGACTCAATGTACATTTTCCTGGTCCCACTGAATACGGAGGAAATGGGTCCTTGATTGACTTTTATTTGTTACTTGGACCCACTGGCTGTCCAATTATGTTTGTGGCCCCTACAACCAATGGAAGGGAAGCCACAGCAGTGATGATGTACCAACCACTCCACTGCGGTATCCAGTCCATCCCTGACAGGGAGATTCCTTGGGATTTGTAACTGCAAGCCAGGCCTTTTAAGATACTCTTTGCACTTTAATGTTTAATGTTCTatggaagggtggcacagtggtgcagtgctagatctgttgccttacaacgccagagatccaggttcgatcctgactatgggtgctgtctgtacagggtttgcacattcacccgtgaccgtgtgagttttctctgggttttcTGGTTTCATCTCATGCTCCAAaggtggacaggtttgtaggttaattggcttcagtaaaaattgtataaattggccctagtgtgtaggatagtgttagggtacggggtgatcactgatcggcacaaATCCAGTGGGCTgactggcctgtttctgcgcttcatGTCTAAAGTCTAAGAAGTATGCTTACCTTTCATAACTAGAATTGTTTTGTTGTAGTCACGAGTTGGTTCAGCGTTCCAGAGAAGATGACAAGTATAGTcgccattgtcagctgttccaAACCCAGTCACATTGAGTGTTATCATTTGAGCTTCAATGTTTCCTTGGGCCCGATTCTTGTAGCTCGGATCCACCTTGCCCGGTTGGATTGTGCTTGCAATCACCATCAAAATGCCCTTTACATTGAGGAGACTCCACTCATACTTGATGTCTCCAGAGACCTTTTCGTAATTGCATTTGAGACTCAGGTCATTGGTGATTGTGGTGCAGGCAGACAGATGTTTGATTTGTTGGCCTTCCACCAAAGGCAACGCTAAAAAGAGAAATAAATCGCATGAATCCAGTGGTACAGTTTAACTGTGTAACTTATATATTCTTGCAAGTTAGgatattaatgtgtaggaaggtggtttcaaccaaagatagactgaaaatgctggagtaactcagcaggacaggcagcgtctctggagagaaggaatgggtgacattttgggtcgagacccttcttcattctgagggtaaataataataataaagtatTGT comes from the Rhinoraja longicauda isolate Sanriku21f chromosome 32, sRhiLon1.1, whole genome shotgun sequence genome and includes:
- the LOC144608680 gene encoding thy-1 membrane glycoprotein-like, whose protein sequence is MNNLLILSVLAALPLVEGQQIKHLSACTTITNDLSLKCNYEKVSGDIKYEWSLLNVKGILMVIASTIQPGKVDPSYKNRAQGNIEAQMITLNVTGFGTADNGDYTCHLLWNAEPTRDYNKTILVMKEKVPKCGASGLLLNIPLMLSLLLLLPVLQTLGDLPCGTGN